From one Accipiter gentilis chromosome 3, bAccGen1.1, whole genome shotgun sequence genomic stretch:
- the PACRGL gene encoding PACRG-like protein: protein MSSGIQIKPKTAVQKSKTSSLSCSPEAAIKPQPKPSDKLNPKTIDPFGAYSRPPSAFAAIYAKGGIPCRLVHGSVKHRLQWECLPETVPFDPLLVTLAEGLRETKHPYTFVSKEGFKELLMVEGATEKAIPLLPRLVPVLKAALAHSDDEVFGRGLDALVQLSAVVGPSLNDHLKHLLTNLSRRLMDKKFREKITVALQKLEQYGGKATVAIIKSKIPTYCSISS from the exons ATGTCATCAGGCatccaaataaaaccaaagacTGCAGTACAGAAAAGCAAGACATCTTCTCTGTCATGTTCTCCAGAAGCTGCAATTAAACCACAGCCAAAGCCTAGTGACAAGCTGAATCCTAAAACTATTGATCCG TTTGGTGCTTATTCTCGACCACCTTCTGCATTTGCTGCTATATACGCTAAAGGTGGCATTCCATGCag GTTAGTGCATGGCTCAGTAAAGCACAGACTGCAATGGGAGTGCCTTCCTGAAACTGTTCCCTTTGATCCTCTTCTTGTAACATTGGCAGAG GGTCTAAGAGAGACAAAACATCCCTATACATTTGTTTCAAAGGAGGGTTTTAAAGAATTACTTATGGTTGAAGGTGCTACTGAAAAAGCAATTCCCTTGTTGCCTCGTCTGGTTCCAGTGTTAAAGGCTGCATTG GCCCATTCAGATGATGAAGTATTTGGAAGGGGATTGGATGCTTTAGTTCAACTGAGTGCTGTTGTTGGCCCATCTCTTAATGATCATCTCAAGCATCTACTCACAAAT CTTTCAAGGAGATTAATGGACaagaaatttagagaaaaaattaCCGTTGCTTTACAAAAGTTGGAACAATATGGTGGAAAG GCAACTGTGGCTATCATCAAATCTAAAATTCCAACCTATTGTTCTATCTCTTCTTGA